A region of Enoplosus armatus isolate fEnoArm2 chromosome 14, fEnoArm2.hap1, whole genome shotgun sequence DNA encodes the following proteins:
- the inhbab gene encoding inhibin subunit beta Ab isoform X1 — MSSLFAVFFFVAVSLLVDASPTVSPAPVVDMSSRLQEGAPASDCPSCSLSQMRRNSSSLGGQSDMVEAVKRHILNMLHLSTRPNLTHPVPRAALLNAIKKLHVGRVAEDGSVEIQEEGQGPGVPAPPEPPSEIITFAEPGASLNTVTFDISKESGSLSVVEQANIWIFLKVSKGNRVKSKVMLRLLLLHHEDDDDEEEECVSEKMVDTRRSGWHTLIVSRSVQTLLDFGGNSLSLRVSCLQCTEAGASPILVPADGERVRERDQSHRPFLMVVLRALEEASQRRVKRGLECDGKIRICCKRQFYVNFKDIGWNDWIIAPSGYHANYCEGDCPSHMASISGSSLSFHSTVINHYRMRGYSPFQNIKSCCVPTRLRAMSMLYYNEEQKIIKKDIQNMIVEECGCS; from the exons ATGTCCtctctgtttgctgtgtttttcttcgtGGCTGTCAGTCTTCTCGTTGACGCCTCTCCAACAGTCTCTCCGGCTCCGGTGGTCGACATGTCGTCTCGGCTCCAGGAGGGGGCGCCGGCCTCGGACTGTCcgtcctgctctctgtctcagaTGAGAAGGAACTCATCTTCCTTGGGAGGACAGAGcgacatggtggaggcagtgaaGCGTCATATTCTCAACATGTTGCACCTGAGCACTCGGCCCAACCTGACGCACCCAGTCCCTCGTGCCGCACTGCTCAATGCCATCAAGAAGCTGCACGTCGGCCGTGTGGCCGAAGATGGCAGTGTGGAGATCCAGGAGGAGGGCCAGGGCCCTGGGGTCCCAGCGCCACCTGAACCACCATCTGAAATCATCACTTTTGCAGAGCCAG gagcCTCTCTGaacacagtgacctttgacatCTCGAAGGAGAGCGGCAGCTTGTCGGTGGTGGAACAGGCAAACATCTGGATCTTCCTGAAGGTGTCAAAGGGAAACCGAGTGAAAAGCAAAGTGATGCTGCGGCTACTGCTGCTTCAtcatgaggatgatgatgatgaggaggaggagtgtgtttCAGAGAAGATGGTGGACACTCGTCGCAGCGGCTGGCACACCCTCATCGTCTCTCGCAGTGTTCAGACTCTGCTGGACTTCGGTGGTAACTCACTCAGCCTGCGGGTTTCCTGCCTGCAATGCACCGAGGCCGGAGCCTCACCCATCCTGGTGCCTGCCGACGGCGAGCGAGTCAGAGAACGAGATCAGTCTCACCGACCATTCCTCATGGTGGTGCTGCGAGCTCTGGAGGAAGCGAGTCAGCGACGAGTCAAACGAGGTCTTGAGTGTGACGGAAAAATACGCATCTGCTGTAAACGACAGTTTTACGTGAACTTCAAAGACATCGGCTGGAACGACTGGATTATTGCTCCGTCCGGTTACCATGCCAACTACTGCGAGGGTGACTGTCCGAGCCACATGGCGAGCATCAGTGGCTCGTCCCTCTCCTTCCATTCAACAGTCATAAATCATTATCGTATGAGGGGCTACAGCCCATTTCAAAACATCAAGTCGTGCTGCGTGCCGACAAGGCTGCGTGCTATGTCCATGCTCTACTACAACGAAGAGCAGAAGATCATCAAGAAAGACATCCAGAATATGATCGTGGAGGAGTGTGGCTGCTCGTAA
- the inhbab gene encoding inhibin subunit beta Ab isoform X2 — MRRNSSSLGGQSDMVEAVKRHILNMLHLSTRPNLTHPVPRAALLNAIKKLHVGRVAEDGSVEIQEEGQGPGVPAPPEPPSEIITFAEPGASLNTVTFDISKESGSLSVVEQANIWIFLKVSKGNRVKSKVMLRLLLLHHEDDDDEEEECVSEKMVDTRRSGWHTLIVSRSVQTLLDFGGNSLSLRVSCLQCTEAGASPILVPADGERVRERDQSHRPFLMVVLRALEEASQRRVKRGLECDGKIRICCKRQFYVNFKDIGWNDWIIAPSGYHANYCEGDCPSHMASISGSSLSFHSTVINHYRMRGYSPFQNIKSCCVPTRLRAMSMLYYNEEQKIIKKDIQNMIVEECGCS, encoded by the exons aTGAGAAGGAACTCATCTTCCTTGGGAGGACAGAGcgacatggtggaggcagtgaaGCGTCATATTCTCAACATGTTGCACCTGAGCACTCGGCCCAACCTGACGCACCCAGTCCCTCGTGCCGCACTGCTCAATGCCATCAAGAAGCTGCACGTCGGCCGTGTGGCCGAAGATGGCAGTGTGGAGATCCAGGAGGAGGGCCAGGGCCCTGGGGTCCCAGCGCCACCTGAACCACCATCTGAAATCATCACTTTTGCAGAGCCAG gagcCTCTCTGaacacagtgacctttgacatCTCGAAGGAGAGCGGCAGCTTGTCGGTGGTGGAACAGGCAAACATCTGGATCTTCCTGAAGGTGTCAAAGGGAAACCGAGTGAAAAGCAAAGTGATGCTGCGGCTACTGCTGCTTCAtcatgaggatgatgatgatgaggaggaggagtgtgtttCAGAGAAGATGGTGGACACTCGTCGCAGCGGCTGGCACACCCTCATCGTCTCTCGCAGTGTTCAGACTCTGCTGGACTTCGGTGGTAACTCACTCAGCCTGCGGGTTTCCTGCCTGCAATGCACCGAGGCCGGAGCCTCACCCATCCTGGTGCCTGCCGACGGCGAGCGAGTCAGAGAACGAGATCAGTCTCACCGACCATTCCTCATGGTGGTGCTGCGAGCTCTGGAGGAAGCGAGTCAGCGACGAGTCAAACGAGGTCTTGAGTGTGACGGAAAAATACGCATCTGCTGTAAACGACAGTTTTACGTGAACTTCAAAGACATCGGCTGGAACGACTGGATTATTGCTCCGTCCGGTTACCATGCCAACTACTGCGAGGGTGACTGTCCGAGCCACATGGCGAGCATCAGTGGCTCGTCCCTCTCCTTCCATTCAACAGTCATAAATCATTATCGTATGAGGGGCTACAGCCCATTTCAAAACATCAAGTCGTGCTGCGTGCCGACAAGGCTGCGTGCTATGTCCATGCTCTACTACAACGAAGAGCAGAAGATCATCAAGAAAGACATCCAGAATATGATCGTGGAGGAGTGTGGCTGCTCGTAA